One segment of Geomonas ferrireducens DNA contains the following:
- the msrA gene encoding peptide-methionine (S)-S-oxide reductase MsrA has protein sequence MKTLTAVTLAFLFLLTAAGSLPAAPLQKATFAGGCFWCMEHPFDELPGVVSVTSGYTGGHARNPTYEEVSAGGTGHAESVQVIYDPGKISYDKLLTRFWHNIDPTAKDRQFCDAGHQYRSAIFYHDEEQRRLALKSKQALEANKPFKGTIATEIVPATEFYPAEEYHQHYYKKNPLRYSYYRLSCGRDHRLKELWGDQAGR, from the coding sequence ATGAAAACTTTGACTGCAGTGACGCTAGCCTTCCTGTTCCTGCTGACGGCGGCGGGTTCGTTGCCGGCCGCCCCGTTGCAGAAGGCGACCTTCGCCGGGGGGTGCTTCTGGTGCATGGAGCACCCCTTCGATGAACTGCCGGGGGTGGTTTCCGTCACCTCCGGGTACACCGGCGGACATGCCAGGAACCCGACCTACGAGGAGGTTTCCGCAGGAGGCACCGGCCACGCCGAATCGGTTCAGGTCATCTACGATCCCGGGAAGATAAGCTACGACAAGCTCCTCACGCGCTTCTGGCACAACATCGACCCGACCGCCAAGGACCGCCAGTTCTGCGACGCCGGACACCAGTACCGCAGCGCCATCTTCTATCACGACGAGGAGCAGCGCCGTCTGGCGCTCAAGTCCAAGCAGGCACTCGAGGCGAACAAGCCGTTCAAGGGGACGATCGCGACGGAGATCGTGCCGGCGACCGAGTTTTATCCGGCTGAGGAATATCATCAGCACTATTACAAGAAGAACCCGTTGCGGTACTCTTACTACCGTTTGAGCTGCGGCCGGGACCACAGGCTGAAGGAGCTTTGGGGCGACCAGGCCGGGCGCTGA
- the msrB gene encoding peptide-methionine (R)-S-oxide reductase MsrB — MKKARLIIGFLFFLATALGIEADAASKLKVYSAEKGSYIMTDEVVKTNAEWKKILTPEQYHILREKGTERAFTGKYATTHDHGVYRCAGCGLDLFKSEDKFESGTGWPSFTRPIAAENVKTAVDRSFFSTRTEVLCRRCGGHLGHVFNDGPKPTGLRYCMNSAALQFVATK, encoded by the coding sequence ATGAAGAAGGCCAGACTGATAATCGGCTTTTTGTTCTTTCTGGCGACGGCACTAGGTATCGAGGCCGACGCCGCTTCCAAGCTCAAAGTGTACTCCGCGGAAAAGGGGAGTTATATCATGACTGACGAGGTAGTAAAGACCAACGCGGAATGGAAGAAGATACTAACCCCGGAGCAGTACCACATCCTTCGTGAGAAAGGTACCGAGCGTGCCTTCACCGGCAAGTACGCGACGACCCATGATCACGGCGTTTACCGTTGTGCGGGGTGCGGACTGGATTTGTTCAAGTCCGAGGACAAGTTCGAGTCCGGCACCGGGTGGCCCAGCTTCACCCGCCCCATCGCGGCGGAGAACGTGAAGACGGCGGTGGATAGAAGCTTCTTCTCCACCAGGACCGAGGTGCTCTGCCGCCGCTGCGGTGGTCACCTGGGTCACGTCTTCAATGACGGCCCGAAGCCGACCGGGCTGCGCTACTGCATGAACTCAGCGGCGCTGCAGTTCGTGGCCACCAAGTAG
- a CDS encoding DUF4124 domain-containing protein produces MLLTFSATTASADIYTWKDNKGTRFYTNSLHEIPAKYLKKARVLDVATGKLGGLATAQPPAPAQPVASATARAPLALPAPAAAQPAAPPTAAPSPEPAAAAAGQPATPPPGPAAVAQPQPAPQPQVTTPSSRRPTSFAERRAARRARINAADE; encoded by the coding sequence TTGCTGCTCACGTTCTCGGCCACCACCGCGTCGGCCGACATTTACACCTGGAAAGACAACAAGGGGACCAGGTTTTACACCAACAGCCTGCACGAGATCCCTGCGAAGTACCTGAAAAAGGCACGGGTTCTGGACGTGGCCACGGGCAAGCTCGGTGGGCTCGCCACCGCACAGCCCCCCGCACCGGCGCAACCGGTGGCGTCCGCCACGGCAAGGGCGCCGCTGGCGCTGCCGGCTCCGGCGGCCGCCCAGCCTGCCGCACCGCCTACCGCAGCGCCGTCACCAGAACCTGCCGCAGCCGCTGCCGGGCAACCGGCGACGCCCCCACCCGGGCCGGCCGCTGTAGCTCAGCCTCAGCCGGCACCGCAGCCGCAGGTAACCACGCCATCCTCTCGCCGCCCCACCAGCTTCGCTGAACGCCGGGCGGCCCGCAGGGCGCGTATCAACGCCGCGGACGAGTGA
- the sucC gene encoding ADP-forming succinate--CoA ligase subunit beta, which translates to MNIHEYQAKEILNAYGIPIPRGRVALTADQVERAAKEMGGRCVVKAQIYAGGRGKAGGVKLIHHPEQAQEYAKELFGKTLVTPQTGPEGLKVRRILVEEAVDIAREFYLSITLDRSSSRYVLIASAEGGMEIEEVASKTPEKIHTLTIDPFTGLRSYQARWIALQLGLSGSVCEDCVNLILNLYRVCLEKDCALVEINPLVVTRAGWLMAMDAKITFDDNAIFRHREYPDMMDYSQLDPLEINAGKYDLAYIKLSGSIGCLVNGAGLAMATLDVLKEYGGEPANFLDVGGGATREKVAEAFKIILQDTDVKGIFVNIFGGIMRCDVIAHGIIEAAGEVNCTLPIVVRMDGSQVEEGKRLLTESGLNVQCSDNLGDAASKIVGMLG; encoded by the coding sequence ATGAACATTCATGAGTATCAGGCCAAGGAGATACTGAATGCGTACGGCATCCCTATCCCGCGTGGCCGCGTGGCGCTCACCGCCGACCAGGTGGAACGAGCCGCGAAAGAGATGGGAGGGCGCTGCGTCGTCAAGGCCCAGATCTACGCCGGCGGACGTGGCAAGGCTGGCGGCGTCAAGCTGATCCATCATCCCGAGCAGGCGCAGGAATACGCGAAGGAGCTTTTCGGCAAGACCCTCGTGACCCCGCAGACCGGTCCGGAGGGGCTCAAGGTGCGCCGCATCCTCGTGGAGGAGGCGGTGGACATCGCGCGCGAGTTCTACCTCTCCATAACGCTCGACCGCAGCAGTTCCCGCTACGTCCTGATCGCCTCCGCCGAAGGGGGGATGGAGATCGAGGAGGTCGCCAGCAAGACCCCGGAGAAGATCCATACCCTCACCATCGATCCCTTCACCGGTCTCAGGTCCTACCAGGCGCGGTGGATCGCCCTGCAACTTGGGCTCTCCGGCAGCGTCTGCGAGGACTGCGTGAACCTGATCCTCAACCTCTACCGCGTCTGCCTTGAGAAGGACTGCGCGCTCGTGGAGATCAACCCGCTGGTCGTGACTCGGGCCGGATGGCTCATGGCGATGGACGCCAAGATCACCTTCGACGACAACGCCATCTTCAGGCACCGCGAATACCCCGACATGATGGACTACTCGCAGCTCGACCCGCTCGAGATCAACGCGGGCAAATACGACCTCGCCTACATAAAGCTCTCCGGATCCATCGGCTGCTTGGTGAACGGCGCCGGGCTCGCCATGGCCACCCTGGACGTCCTGAAGGAGTACGGCGGCGAGCCGGCGAACTTCCTGGACGTCGGGGGGGGCGCCACCCGTGAAAAGGTCGCCGAGGCCTTCAAGATCATCCTGCAGGACACCGACGTGAAAGGGATCTTCGTCAACATCTTCGGCGGCATCATGCGCTGCGACGTGATCGCCCACGGTATCATCGAGGCGGCCGGCGAGGTGAATTGCACCCTCCCCATCGTGGTGCGCATGGACGGCAGCCAGGTCGAGGAGGGGAAACGCCTCCTCACCGAGAGCGGCCTGAACGTCCAGTGCAGCGACAACCTGGGCGACGCGGCCTCCAAGATCGTAGGTATGCTTGGATAG
- the sucD gene encoding succinate--CoA ligase subunit alpha, whose translation MSILVNKSSRIVVQGITGRSGLFHTQQCREYGSNIVAGVTPGKGGIHIEGIPVFNTVAEAVKYTNANVSMIFVPPPGAADAILEAADAGLELAVCITEGIPVRDMVPVKAILKQSKMRLVGPNCPGVITPGECKIGIMPGHIHKPGSIGVVSRSGTLTYEAVKQLSDAGLGQSTGVGIGGDPIIGMSFVDVLKLFNEDPGTEGVFMIGEIGGAAEEDAAHWIQENMKKPVAAFIAGVTAPPGKRMGHAGAIITGGKGKAEDKIRTLTECGVIVASSPTRMGEAMQMAMAAKGKGKG comes from the coding sequence ATGTCCATACTGGTAAATAAATCCTCGAGAATTGTGGTCCAGGGGATCACAGGCCGCAGCGGGCTCTTCCACACCCAGCAGTGCCGCGAGTACGGCAGCAACATCGTCGCAGGGGTGACTCCGGGCAAAGGCGGGATCCACATCGAGGGGATCCCGGTCTTCAACACCGTGGCAGAGGCCGTGAAGTACACCAACGCCAACGTCTCCATGATCTTCGTTCCGCCCCCCGGCGCGGCGGATGCCATCCTCGAGGCGGCTGACGCGGGGCTCGAACTCGCGGTCTGCATCACCGAGGGGATCCCGGTCCGTGACATGGTACCGGTGAAGGCGATCCTCAAGCAAAGCAAGATGCGCCTTGTCGGCCCCAACTGCCCCGGCGTCATCACCCCCGGCGAGTGCAAGATCGGCATCATGCCGGGACATATACACAAGCCCGGGAGCATCGGCGTCGTCTCGCGCAGCGGCACGCTCACCTACGAGGCGGTGAAGCAGCTCTCCGACGCCGGTCTCGGCCAGTCCACCGGCGTCGGTATCGGCGGAGACCCCATCATCGGCATGAGCTTCGTCGATGTGCTTAAGCTTTTCAACGAAGATCCCGGTACCGAAGGTGTCTTCATGATCGGGGAGATCGGGGGGGCCGCGGAGGAAGACGCGGCGCACTGGATCCAGGAGAACATGAAGAAGCCGGTGGCCGCCTTCATTGCGGGGGTGACCGCCCCGCCGGGCAAGAGGATGGGGCACGCCGGTGCCATCATCACCGGCGGCAAGGGAAAGGCCGAAGACAAGATCCGCACCCTTACCGAGTGCGGGGTCATCGTGGCATCGAGCCCGACGAGGATGGGAGAGGCAATGCAGATGGCGATGGCGGCGAAAGGGAAGGGAAAAGGGTAA
- a CDS encoding methyl-accepting chemotaxis protein: MTQIWNYYLNLTIKFRLSLLCFCYSLCLIAAAWAAQADSIIIKYGSVALFIVLGGIFGCINIWSIRTPLVRAVGYLETMAQGDLSEEIVINRRNEISQMLRALQKLQGSMRGMIAGIQQTADHLTSASNDLSSTSTMIAQGTEHASHQSHSVSSAVGEMAGVSNNIAESCQKMAERAGSTNSATSKGEETIARMIAVMDEIETMVTGTVEAVKALGTNSDKIGDIVVAIQDIADQTNLLALNAAIEAARAGEQGRGFAVVADEVRRLAERTTSSTREVQTIIASLQGDVRNVVGLMERSATSVRSGTEDVHHSSRAIGTIKEQITPLLDDVSQVATAAEEQSATTNDISESMRQIMDVVRETASGAQESACAAEELARSAQSLQEMVNRFKTN; the protein is encoded by the coding sequence ATGACTCAAATCTGGAACTACTACCTAAACCTCACTATCAAATTCAGGCTGAGCCTCTTGTGCTTTTGCTACAGCCTCTGTCTCATTGCGGCAGCATGGGCGGCCCAGGCAGACTCGATCATCATCAAGTACGGCTCCGTCGCACTTTTCATCGTGCTGGGAGGCATCTTCGGCTGCATAAACATTTGGTCCATCAGAACCCCGCTGGTAAGGGCGGTCGGCTACTTGGAGACCATGGCGCAAGGCGACCTGAGCGAGGAAATCGTTATCAACCGCCGCAACGAGATCAGCCAGATGCTGCGTGCTCTGCAGAAGCTGCAAGGCTCGATGCGCGGCATGATAGCGGGGATTCAGCAAACCGCCGATCACCTGACCAGCGCCTCCAACGATCTGAGCAGCACCTCCACCATGATCGCCCAGGGAACCGAGCATGCCTCGCACCAGTCGCACTCTGTCTCGAGTGCGGTCGGGGAAATGGCCGGGGTGAGCAACAATATCGCCGAAAGCTGCCAGAAGATGGCCGAGCGCGCCGGTAGCACCAACAGCGCCACCAGCAAAGGGGAAGAGACCATCGCCCGGATGATCGCGGTGATGGATGAAATCGAGACGATGGTTACCGGTACCGTCGAGGCGGTGAAGGCCCTCGGGACCAACTCCGACAAGATCGGCGACATCGTGGTGGCCATCCAGGACATCGCCGACCAGACGAACCTCCTGGCACTGAACGCGGCCATAGAGGCGGCGCGCGCCGGCGAGCAGGGGCGTGGCTTCGCGGTCGTGGCCGACGAAGTGAGAAGGCTCGCCGAGCGGACCACCTCGTCGACCAGGGAAGTCCAGACCATCATCGCATCGCTGCAGGGTGACGTGCGAAACGTGGTGGGGCTCATGGAGCGGAGTGCGACGAGCGTCAGAAGCGGGACGGAGGACGTGCATCACTCCAGCCGGGCCATCGGCACCATCAAGGAGCAGATAACCCCGCTGCTGGACGACGTATCCCAGGTGGCCACCGCCGCCGAGGAGCAGTCCGCGACGACCAACGACATTTCCGAGAGCATGCGGCAGATCATGGATGTGGTGCGTGAGACGGCGAGCGGAGCCCAGGAGTCGGCCTGCGCCGCCGAGGAACTCGCCCGCTCCGCACAATCGCTGCAGGAGATGGTGAACCGGTTCAAAACCAATTGA
- a CDS encoding serine protein kinase PrkA, with product MPDLETVIKQLSRTIVEHKKAAYMSFEEYMRLATEQPERVMRNIFQLFHDMVQSYVNEGNDEYPEDPESINFVPYDTGKLFVRESDRPFFADRLFANRFMNHVAAMKSGARQNKIYIFEGPPGSGKSTFLNNLLMKFEEYASTEEGKTYEVVWHLDRRVLGSFKEHQVSAFVEKLSHLLDEYELETHDHIDPRALLRGGDVVEVPCPSHDSPLLMIDKAQRRAFFDDLFQNDSFKWKLFTEKEYDWVFRDSPCTICTSIFQALSARLQDPAEIFSMIKVRPYRFNRRLGEGITVFNPGDKSMKQNILTNDMLQRKIDLLLGDSNEVKYLFSNFAKTNNGIYALMDVKSHNAERLLELHNIISEGIHKVEDIEENVRSLFIALMNPEDERSIEGVQSFTDRIEFINIPYVMDLNTEVEIYRNIFGKHIDTSFLPRVLHNFARVIISTRMNVKSDALLEWIGDPEKYRLYCDENLQLLKMEIYTGHIPDWLSEDDRKRLNAKRRKKIIAESEHEGDHGFSGRESIKIFSDFYAAYARKDKMINMNNLSTFFTRWHKELKESIPDGFMESLVHNYDYVVLQEVKEALYYYNEAQIERDILHYMFAVNFEPGAVEVCRFTGEKLEITEEFLAAIERRLLGAKVEDEARLAFRQETQREYTGRTLTQEIMVEGRRAQETQLFQSLHDRYVFNLKEKVLEPFLENANFRRAIKDFDTEAFKTYDKRIRDDVTFLINNLSSEKFKYTKQCAKEICVYVIDNDLARKFHV from the coding sequence ATGCCAGATCTAGAGACAGTCATAAAGCAGTTGAGCCGCACCATCGTCGAGCACAAGAAGGCGGCGTACATGTCGTTCGAGGAGTATATGCGTCTCGCCACGGAGCAGCCGGAACGGGTGATGCGCAACATCTTCCAGCTTTTCCACGACATGGTGCAGAGTTACGTGAACGAAGGCAACGACGAATATCCGGAGGACCCGGAGTCGATCAACTTCGTCCCGTACGATACCGGGAAGCTCTTCGTGCGCGAATCCGACCGCCCGTTCTTCGCCGATCGCCTCTTCGCCAACCGCTTCATGAACCACGTGGCCGCCATGAAGAGCGGGGCGCGCCAGAACAAGATCTACATCTTCGAGGGGCCGCCGGGTTCCGGCAAGAGCACCTTCCTGAACAACCTGCTGATGAAATTCGAGGAGTACGCGAGCACCGAAGAAGGTAAGACCTACGAGGTGGTGTGGCACCTGGACCGCCGCGTGCTGGGGAGCTTCAAGGAGCACCAGGTGAGCGCCTTCGTCGAGAAGCTTTCGCACCTTCTGGACGAGTACGAGCTGGAAACCCACGACCACATCGATCCGCGGGCCCTATTGCGCGGCGGCGACGTCGTCGAGGTCCCCTGCCCGTCGCACGACAGCCCGCTCCTCATGATCGACAAGGCGCAGCGCCGGGCCTTCTTCGACGACCTGTTCCAGAACGATTCCTTCAAATGGAAGCTCTTCACCGAGAAGGAGTACGACTGGGTCTTCCGCGACTCGCCATGCACCATCTGCACCTCCATCTTCCAGGCCCTTTCGGCGCGGCTCCAGGACCCGGCCGAGATCTTCAGCATGATCAAGGTGCGTCCCTACCGCTTCAACCGCAGGCTCGGCGAGGGGATCACAGTCTTCAACCCCGGCGACAAGTCGATGAAGCAGAACATCCTCACCAACGACATGCTGCAGAGGAAGATCGACCTCCTTCTTGGGGACAGCAACGAGGTGAAGTACCTCTTCTCCAACTTCGCCAAGACCAACAACGGCATCTACGCCCTCATGGACGTGAAGTCGCACAACGCGGAGCGGCTTCTCGAGCTGCACAACATCATCAGCGAGGGGATCCACAAGGTCGAGGACATTGAGGAGAACGTGAGGAGCCTCTTCATCGCTCTCATGAACCCCGAGGACGAGCGGAGCATCGAAGGGGTGCAGTCCTTCACGGACCGCATCGAGTTCATCAATATCCCCTACGTCATGGACCTGAACACCGAGGTGGAGATCTACCGCAACATCTTCGGCAAGCACATCGACACGAGCTTCCTGCCGAGGGTCCTGCACAACTTCGCCCGGGTCATCATCTCCACCAGGATGAACGTGAAGTCCGATGCGCTTTTGGAGTGGATCGGCGACCCCGAGAAGTATCGGCTTTACTGCGACGAGAACCTGCAGCTCCTGAAGATGGAGATCTACACCGGCCACATCCCCGACTGGCTCTCGGAAGACGACAGGAAGAGGCTGAACGCGAAGCGGAGGAAAAAGATCATCGCCGAGAGCGAGCACGAAGGGGACCACGGCTTCTCGGGGCGCGAGTCGATCAAGATCTTCTCCGACTTCTACGCCGCCTACGCCCGCAAGGACAAGATGATCAACATGAACAACCTGTCCACCTTCTTCACGAGATGGCACAAGGAGCTCAAGGAATCGATCCCGGACGGCTTCATGGAGAGCCTCGTGCACAACTACGACTACGTGGTGCTCCAGGAGGTGAAGGAGGCGCTCTATTACTACAACGAGGCGCAGATCGAGCGCGACATCCTGCATTACATGTTCGCGGTGAACTTCGAGCCGGGCGCCGTAGAGGTGTGCCGCTTCACCGGTGAGAAGCTCGAGATCACCGAAGAGTTCCTGGCCGCGATCGAGCGGCGCCTCTTGGGGGCGAAGGTAGAGGACGAGGCGCGTCTCGCCTTCCGTCAGGAGACCCAGCGCGAATACACCGGCCGCACCCTGACGCAGGAGATCATGGTCGAGGGGAGAAGGGCCCAGGAGACCCAGCTATTCCAGTCGCTGCATGACCGCTACGTCTTCAACCTGAAGGAAAAGGTGCTCGAGCCGTTCCTCGAGAACGCCAACTTCCGGCGCGCCATCAAGGACTTCGACACCGAGGCCTTCAAGACCTACGACAAGAGGATCCGGGACGACGTCACCTTCCTGATCAACAACCTGAGCTCCGAAAAGTTCAAGTACACCAAGCAGTGCGCCAAGGAGATCTGCGTGTACGTGATCGACAACGACCTGGCCCGCAAGTTCCATGTGTAG
- a CDS encoding SpoVR family protein produces MELINQHTKAIMEGCKERARAAGLTFTDESLEYIVTNRDLIELSPKVMIPTLYDYWVHDVEVLRGKGEYELYPHNPYETVINTRPPISFYNDNNPDWLNVMIFYHVLGHIDFFQNNLYFRHTWEYDFTGQALSDKRVIAKLRAEKGRWVDYILEFARSIDNLVAYHDELSPLFAAPEAATSSRLDYYFDVFLQVEKKLPVGDYLKEVARYNEAIAQNREEGERIFFAEVTAKYPEMEAHFAKAQNVKRVERRDLMKFLIENSEFLSRDENQWMRSVLEVVRKTSIFFQPQIRTKIMNEGWASYWHEKLFLVDDRIKGHEVDFARVHAGVTSMPRVGMNPYALGMRLMYQLKDAGDKGKTGYEFDRLSDREQRRHFDTEAGKGEEYLFKIRSNYCDYLFIKDFVDQEFTDRYDLFVTGKRLDPQRMVWQYYVKSRDAKEYRDMVLASLYHPPHIEIAPERGEEGSLYLVHHFEGKQLVSEYIANTMVGIEYLWGAPVQLETSEAHIEQPRGGAGREGVEEADITWQRVVYTMKDKVLSRQVL; encoded by the coding sequence ATGGAACTCATCAACCAACATACCAAAGCGATCATGGAAGGGTGCAAGGAGAGGGCGCGGGCCGCAGGGCTCACCTTCACCGACGAGAGCCTCGAGTACATCGTCACGAATCGCGACCTGATCGAGCTCTCCCCTAAGGTAATGATCCCGACGCTCTACGACTACTGGGTGCACGACGTCGAGGTGCTCCGGGGCAAGGGGGAGTACGAGCTCTACCCGCACAACCCCTACGAGACGGTGATCAACACCCGTCCCCCAATCTCCTTCTACAACGATAACAACCCGGACTGGCTCAACGTGATGATCTTCTATCACGTGCTCGGTCACATCGACTTCTTCCAGAACAACCTCTACTTCCGCCACACCTGGGAGTACGACTTCACCGGCCAGGCCCTTTCCGACAAACGGGTGATCGCGAAACTGAGGGCGGAGAAGGGGCGTTGGGTCGACTACATCCTGGAATTCGCACGCTCCATCGACAACCTTGTGGCCTACCACGACGAGCTCTCACCGCTCTTCGCGGCGCCGGAAGCGGCCACCTCTAGTCGGCTCGACTACTACTTCGACGTATTCCTCCAAGTGGAGAAAAAACTCCCGGTGGGGGACTACCTGAAGGAGGTGGCGCGTTACAACGAGGCCATCGCTCAGAACAGGGAAGAGGGGGAGCGCATCTTCTTCGCCGAGGTGACCGCGAAGTACCCGGAGATGGAGGCGCATTTCGCCAAGGCGCAAAACGTTAAAAGGGTGGAGCGCCGCGACCTCATGAAGTTCCTGATCGAGAACTCGGAGTTCCTCTCCCGGGATGAGAACCAGTGGATGCGCAGCGTGCTTGAGGTGGTGAGAAAGACCTCGATCTTCTTCCAGCCGCAGATCCGCACCAAGATCATGAACGAGGGGTGGGCGAGCTACTGGCACGAGAAGCTCTTCCTCGTGGACGACCGCATCAAGGGACACGAGGTGGACTTCGCCCGCGTCCACGCCGGGGTCACCTCGATGCCGCGAGTGGGGATGAACCCGTACGCGCTCGGCATGCGCCTCATGTACCAGTTGAAGGATGCGGGGGACAAGGGCAAGACCGGCTACGAGTTCGACCGTCTCTCGGACCGCGAGCAGAGGCGTCACTTTGACACCGAAGCCGGCAAGGGGGAAGAGTACCTCTTCAAGATCAGGAGCAACTACTGCGATTACCTCTTCATCAAGGACTTCGTGGACCAGGAATTCACCGACCGCTACGACCTTTTCGTGACCGGAAAGAGGCTCGACCCGCAGCGCATGGTCTGGCAGTACTACGTGAAGAGCCGGGACGCCAAAGAGTATCGCGACATGGTGCTCGCCTCGCTCTACCATCCCCCCCACATCGAGATCGCGCCGGAACGAGGCGAGGAGGGGAGCCTTTACCTGGTGCACCACTTCGAGGGGAAGCAGCTCGTCTCGGAATACATCGCCAACACCATGGTCGGGATCGAATACCTTTGGGGGGCGCCGGTGCAGCTCGAGACGAGCGAGGCGCACATCGAGCAGCCGCGCGGCGGCGCCGGGCGTGAAGGGGTGGAAGAGGCGGATATCACCTGGCAGCGTGTGGTCTACACCATGAAAGACAAGGTTCTCAGCCGGCAGGTACTGTGA
- a CDS encoding DUF444 family protein — protein MKDPQKYLEELKAKGLEPEREERFREELRVTREFPSGRGRGPFPDFSRSLYAWHDLAVLMGQERVPNPYQLHMKALDELLERDRQREKDGFPRKIRVGRLIKPGKAGKGKIVVVPSTEEEKFLHDPTIRPPGEGGSTGGSGKGEEGEVIGEQKVRETGEEPGQGPGQGEGEAHEMGASAYELGRVLTEQFQLPNLKEKGKKRSFTRYIYELTDRNRGSGQVMDKKATLRKIVETNISLGNLPDPSDLDPTRFLISPRDKVYRIFSQEKDYEPQAMVFFLRDYSGSMAGKVTELVATQHVMIYSWLLYQYAGQVESRFILHDTEAKEVPDFDTYYNSRVAGGTEVASAYRLVNEIVEKENLAADYNIYVFHGTDGDDWDTGGDKSIPELVKILSYVSRMGVTIAEHAGTQWTEVARYLENSGLLRDKPDLLRMDIMHEDAEEARVIEGIKRLIS, from the coding sequence ATGAAAGATCCTCAAAAATACCTCGAAGAGCTGAAGGCCAAGGGGCTCGAGCCGGAGCGCGAGGAGCGCTTCAGGGAGGAACTGCGCGTGACGAGGGAATTCCCATCAGGCCGCGGGCGCGGTCCTTTCCCGGACTTTTCCCGCAGCCTCTACGCCTGGCACGACCTCGCCGTCCTCATGGGGCAGGAGCGGGTGCCGAACCCGTACCAGCTCCACATGAAGGCCCTGGACGAGCTTCTGGAAAGGGACCGGCAGCGCGAGAAAGACGGCTTCCCCCGCAAGATCAGGGTGGGGCGCCTCATCAAGCCTGGCAAGGCGGGTAAAGGTAAGATCGTCGTCGTTCCCTCGACGGAAGAGGAGAAGTTCCTCCACGACCCGACTATCCGCCCTCCTGGTGAGGGTGGCTCCACCGGCGGCTCCGGCAAGGGCGAGGAAGGGGAGGTAATAGGCGAGCAGAAGGTGCGCGAGACCGGTGAGGAACCGGGGCAGGGGCCCGGGCAGGGCGAGGGGGAGGCCCACGAGATGGGCGCCTCGGCCTACGAACTCGGGCGGGTGCTTACCGAACAGTTCCAGCTCCCGAACCTGAAGGAGAAAGGGAAGAAGCGCTCCTTCACCCGCTACATTTACGAGCTCACCGACCGCAACCGCGGCTCCGGGCAGGTGATGGACAAGAAGGCGACGCTGAGAAAGATCGTCGAGACCAACATCTCGCTCGGCAACCTTCCCGACCCCTCCGACCTCGATCCCACCCGTTTCCTCATCTCGCCACGGGACAAGGTCTACCGCATCTTCTCACAGGAGAAGGACTACGAGCCGCAGGCCATGGTCTTCTTCCTGCGCGATTACTCCGGATCCATGGCGGGCAAGGTGACCGAGCTCGTGGCGACCCAGCACGTGATGATCTACAGCTGGCTTTTGTACCAGTACGCGGGGCAGGTCGAGTCCCGTTTCATCCTGCACGACACCGAGGCGAAGGAGGTGCCGGACTTCGACACCTATTACAATTCGCGCGTGGCGGGGGGGACCGAGGTGGCGAGCGCGTACCGCCTGGTGAACGAGATCGTGGAGAAGGAAAATCTCGCCGCCGACTACAACATTTACGTATTCCACGGCACCGACGGCGACGACTGGGACACCGGCGGCGACAAGTCGATTCCCGAGCTGGTTAAGATCCTCAGCTACGTAAGCCGCATGGGGGTCACCATCGCCGAACACGCCGGGACGCAGTGGACCGAGGTGGCGCGCTACCTCGAGAACTCCGGGCTTTTGCGGGACAAGCCCGACCTTTTGCGCATGGACATCATGCACGAGGACGCCGAGGAGGCGCGAGTCATCGAGGGGATCAAGAGGCTCATCTCGTAA